A window from Peromyscus eremicus chromosome 5, PerEre_H2_v1, whole genome shotgun sequence encodes these proteins:
- the LOC131911015 gene encoding putative vomeronasal receptor-like protein 4 gives MIWRDLIQRLIFISLTGLGVLGNIILFVGHIYTFMGPERKNVDVMLIHLAFVNTIIIHCIGVRYISTIFYFRNFLGDIGCKTIIYLERVARGLSICTTCLLSMVQAVTISPRTILCRKLKPQTAWKVLPFLLLFWIFNSLISSNLLHYITAARSTNKSEVGMYTGYCCMLPSIHTVKWLFLSLMALRDVVFQSLMGWSSGSMALHLYKHHVRVLYLHSSRFANDSRPEIRATHSVLTLMACFLFFYWADFIFSFYTGSTVTHDSTIHNIKAFLVFSYAVLSPFVLIIRDVRVVKHCRAP, from the coding sequence ATGATCTGGAGAGACCTCATCCAGAgattaattttcatttcacttaCTGGACTTGGAGTTTTAGGGAACATCATCTTATTTGTGGGACACATATATACTTTCATGGGTCCTGAGAGAAAAAATGTAGATGTTATGCTCATCCACTTGGCTTTTGTAAACACAATCATTATTCATTGCATAGGGGTCAGATACATATCGAcaattttttatttcagaaacttCCTAGGTGACATTGGTTGTAAAACTATAATTTACCTAGAAAGGGTGGCCCGGGGCCTCTCCATCTGCACCACCTGTCTCCTCAGCATGGTCCAGGCTGTCACCATCAGTCCCAGGACAATCCTTTGTAGAAAGCTCAAACCACAGACTGCATGGAaagttcttccctttctcctcctcttttggaTCTTTAACTCCCTGATAAGCTCCAACTTGCTTCACTATATCACAGCAGCCAGGAGCACAAACAAGTCTGAAGTCGGGATGTACACTGGGTATTGCTGCATGCTGCCATCCATACACACAGTTAAGTGGCTTTTCCTCTCCCTCATGGCTCTTCGTGATGTCGTTTTCCAGAGTCTCATGGGCTGGAGCAGTGGGTCTATGGCTCTCCATCTGTACAAACATCACGTACGTGTCTTGTACCTTCACAGTTCCAGGTTTGCAAATGATTCCAGGCCAGAAATCAGAGCTACCCATAGTGTTCTCACTCTCATGgcctgcttccttttcttttattgggcagatttcattttctccttctacacaggctccacagtgacacatgatTCCACAATACACAATATTAAAGCATTTTTAGTATTTAGTTATGCTGTTCTCAGCCCCTTTGTCCTGATAATCAGGGATGTCCGTGTTGTTAAGCACTGCCGTGCCCCCTGA